A single region of the Hyphomicrobiales bacterium genome encodes:
- a CDS encoding DNA-binding transcriptional LysR family regulator gives MRYTFGQAEAFYWVARLGGFRSAAAHLNLSQPTVSLRVKELERILGGELFDRSLYRPVPTSLGASIYGDVERMLAHAELVQRRSREDMPGHGLLRIGAADSFAARILPDLLAALAARHPSLQVDVTVDFSTRLEQLLLDRAIDIAFLSQPRAHEKIAITPLWQIDLVWVIGRNLAFDGDVATPEKLVGLPIFTNSPPSGLFTTIQMWFGTRGLKPLRLNTCNPLTVIARLANAGTGAALLPREILGFSGEGLDLRVLEADPPVAGHHLCAMWWESETSGEYAYLADMARQIALNR, from the coding sequence ATGCGCTATACCTTCGGTCAGGCCGAAGCCTTCTACTGGGTCGCCCGCCTTGGCGGCTTCCGTTCGGCGGCGGCGCATCTCAACCTCTCCCAGCCGACGGTCAGCCTGCGGGTGAAGGAGCTGGAGCGTATTCTCGGCGGTGAGCTGTTCGATCGCTCTTTGTATCGTCCCGTGCCGACTTCACTCGGCGCGAGCATCTACGGCGACGTGGAGCGCATGCTCGCTCATGCCGAGCTGGTGCAACGCCGCTCGCGTGAGGACATGCCGGGCCACGGGCTCCTGCGCATCGGCGCGGCCGATTCCTTCGCCGCGCGCATCCTGCCGGATCTCCTGGCCGCACTCGCCGCCAGGCACCCAAGCCTGCAAGTGGACGTGACGGTTGATTTCAGCACCCGGCTGGAGCAGCTCCTGCTCGACCGGGCCATCGACATCGCCTTCCTGTCACAGCCGCGCGCCCACGAAAAGATCGCGATCACCCCGCTGTGGCAGATCGATCTGGTCTGGGTTATCGGGCGCAACCTCGCCTTCGATGGCGATGTCGCCACGCCGGAAAAGCTCGTCGGCCTGCCCATCTTCACCAACAGCCCGCCTTCCGGCCTGTTCACCACCATCCAGATGTGGTTCGGCACCCGCGGCCTGAAGCCGTTGAGGCTGAATACATGCAATCCGTTGACGGTGATTGCGCGGCTCGCGAATGCCGGTACGGGCGCGGCGCTGTTGCCGCGCGAGATTCTCGGCTTCTCGGGCGAAGGGCTGGATCTCAGGGTGCTGGAGGCGGACCCGCCGGTGGCGGGCCATCACCTCTGCGCCATGTGGTGGGAATCGGAAACATCAGGCGAATATGCCTATCTGGCTGACATGGCCCGGCAGATCGCTCTCAACCGGTAG
- a CDS encoding Helix-turn-helix protein: MYGNPQRLDDSDVQSLRRDAGRWLKERRETVGLSQRELAGLVGTQYYTFISQLELGRGRIPPDRYRAWSKALKVDLKLFVQTMLKFYDPVTYDILFEGEGA, encoded by the coding sequence ATGTATGGAAATCCACAAAGACTTGATGATTCGGACGTTCAGTCACTCAGACGCGACGCCGGGCGGTGGCTGAAAGAGCGGCGCGAGACCGTGGGCCTTTCGCAGCGCGAGCTGGCGGGCCTCGTGGGCACGCAGTATTATACTTTCATATCCCAGCTCGAATTGGGGCGTGGCCGCATTCCCCCGGACCGCTATCGCGCCTGGTCCAAGGCGCTCAAGGTCGACTTGAAGCTTTTTGTACAAACAATGCTCAAGTTCTACGACCCCGTCACCTATGACATTCTCTTCGAGGGCGAAGGCGCTTAG
- a CDS encoding conserved hypothetical protein (Evidence 4 : Unknown function but conserved in other organisms), translating into MASNPITNLYFFRRKSKAWSPQDLADLARLEAALRRCGLNIESEHGCSDEGDPWFIFTSVDTEDPIIHIAYIDGVFVIASGFGEALHDRALGTVVESFLTRHVSRLPVAQTPDEKSNVVAHPAALLPGLVAPLFVNNLSENLNNSYSTGVPIAATSKHAWVATAASRLKDQGSFPAAAVLLAALAAALHQRGFVDGSDVSSHAVEAAVVHDPSRPAMDVALADTSHAVSDVERSATGADVAPGGRARHVIPPHASSSGALEGIDTAESTGDKASMLATAGIGKLVSKILAAGETSLAMAADSLADAHASTDDISDAVKQAIDQMLAGGRGSNIAPDAEPRVQLASLAVVSDHFPEYSVADDRMSDSAGAEWTITAARPSAAPLDSDHSGASGRFPVVSPTLPEDTALLAPDRSAGSPSIENSAPPPSTLMPPSTQRPTTAADKPLSNDKIIQLVENFIDNNSSYHRRDGEGNTPFQGDGDITYTAVVSASDHTPTEDKSFVFATLTADDGTHIRLIGYLSNDVWFG; encoded by the coding sequence ATGGCAAGCAATCCCATAACAAATCTCTATTTCTTCAGGCGCAAATCCAAGGCTTGGTCTCCCCAGGACCTGGCGGATCTTGCGCGCCTCGAAGCCGCGTTGCGACGTTGTGGTCTCAATATCGAATCGGAGCACGGATGCTCGGATGAGGGAGACCCCTGGTTCATTTTCACAAGCGTCGACACAGAAGACCCGATTATTCACATCGCCTACATCGATGGGGTCTTTGTCATCGCGAGCGGCTTTGGTGAAGCGCTTCATGACCGGGCGCTCGGAACGGTCGTTGAGAGCTTCCTGACGCGGCACGTCTCTCGCTTGCCGGTGGCGCAGACTCCCGACGAGAAGTCCAACGTCGTCGCGCATCCAGCCGCGCTGCTGCCGGGACTCGTCGCGCCTCTGTTCGTGAATAATCTCAGTGAGAATCTCAATAATTCCTACAGCACCGGCGTCCCGATCGCCGCCACGAGCAAGCACGCCTGGGTTGCGACCGCCGCCTCGCGATTGAAGGATCAGGGGTCCTTCCCTGCGGCGGCCGTTCTTCTGGCCGCACTCGCAGCCGCGCTCCATCAGCGCGGATTCGTCGATGGATCTGATGTTTCCTCGCATGCGGTCGAAGCCGCGGTTGTCCATGATCCTTCACGTCCGGCCATGGACGTGGCGTTGGCGGACACATCCCACGCGGTCTCTGACGTAGAGAGAAGCGCAACCGGAGCGGATGTCGCCCCGGGGGGGAGAGCGCGGCACGTCATTCCCCCCCACGCGTCGTCGTCCGGCGCGCTTGAGGGCATCGACACTGCTGAAAGCACTGGCGATAAAGCTTCGATGCTGGCCACAGCTGGAATTGGCAAGCTGGTCAGCAAGATCTTGGCGGCAGGCGAGACGAGCTTAGCTATGGCCGCCGATTCGTTGGCGGATGCCCACGCCAGTACAGACGATATCAGTGACGCGGTAAAACAGGCGATCGACCAGATGCTCGCTGGCGGACGCGGCAGCAACATCGCGCCCGACGCCGAACCAAGGGTGCAGCTCGCCAGTCTGGCCGTCGTGAGCGACCATTTCCCGGAGTACTCGGTTGCGGATGATCGCATGTCGGATTCCGCTGGGGCTGAATGGACCATCACTGCCGCGCGTCCGAGTGCCGCGCCCCTGGATAGCGATCATTCCGGCGCAAGCGGCCGCTTTCCTGTCGTCTCCCCCACGCTCCCCGAGGATACCGCCCTATTAGCGCCAGACCGCTCGGCCGGTTCGCCATCCATTGAAAACTCGGCTCCACCGCCGTCCACTCTCATGCCGCCTTCCACGCAGAGGCCAACCACTGCAGCCGACAAGCCCTTATCAAACGACAAGATCATTCAGCTTGTCGAGAACTTCATAGACAACAATAGCAGCTATCATCGGCGTGATGGCGAGGGAAACACCCCTTTTCAGGGCGATGGTGATATCACTTACACCGCCGTTGTTTCCGCTTCCGATCATACTCCTACCGAGGATAAGAGCTTCGTCTTCGCGACCCTTACAGCTGACGACGGCACGCACATCAGGTTGATTGGCTACCTGAGTAATGACGTTTGGTTCGGGTGA
- a CDS encoding conserved hypothetical protein (Evidence 4 : Unknown function but conserved in other organisms), producing MALDPLVVAANYKAILRVTPTQSQVNALAGSYDTVQELQDILITAARGSVNPVVQLYQAVFGRVPDSAGLDFWVQSYTQANVGGALTLGNLSTAFAVSQEFQDQYDSLPDAAVVAKMYVNVLGREGEPAGVQFWTAALGQWTQEVGREEALARLVLSFSQSPEFTSASQEYIAGFLEAAADGQPVYTGTLFNPDFLPPDPQPEPVTIPLTSGVDILNIHDGDVVRGGTGTLTAGDIITGHSGSVELEFTSGGYDGQTIKNVDLIQVGTSDAAGTGPVTVDTRRWTEIDAIALDTLRVDTKLSNLQSSDTVYSIDDDVSSNGLLHTTLDFDAQAVGAGKVVKLGLKEVRGDVELTADVGAKIETVALTINDTAGFTSDVNSFHSQGTTKLTIDGGTAGLDFRIKNALDAGLTSIDASAAKSNLSLNISDSTTDINVKLGSGNDKLYTGDTLSNGDVFKGGAGSDTLYATFTTGGTRAPTSTEIETFDLTFKANATLNFAKVDDVKTVNVQESTNKFALINMDSTVANLNVFGTQADAYHNIEYAPGVTDSNLKVTWTNNKANDEAGALGVKRAGEFHFESKGQFDTYFTNKGPDLSGDAWQFDISDATHPVTRVLDVVNSGKGDLVLGNKGANPYFSTPDYYYYMGGFNDIGGTNAVTDMSFQTKDTGDIMLRDIRNVDALERFDAHATASGDIFINSVGLGLALGFNNPAPFDAARYLDEVHLSSAQGSTTNVNVINALGDLTSPVLSNGATISEITLDAQNDSETNLWYLGAGDVEKTTITVANGASVGVNTWILANDLKVGSSLGTLTASGAGVLQEGDFQSSLHGSGGHWFTFAHQAIKTQDYSGLTFDTVHVDFENDTQGVNFTGTNNDIAEVSQNLDKSFVSYGDVGNNNGGQDNFYNLNNENWSGFGANDAFVGKVTGDWIKAGDGNDVIKALGGNDFIYGGIGKNTIDAGSGNDVVVTATKGSNTITLGAGDDYVIFNNAGQSNVGGKTVSNNIVTDFNYDGNDKIVIDISGINSQLSGGGELVNTRGFDIVAANESYLQADFLTLDNVLSNLGSLVSTPSFIDVTGTFANHNAVASALNIGSMQAIIAGTGADVNDAFLIGWRDTDGDFHVSLAKIATESAGPVQAFNFNIVDVVELTGVSGISQDDLLFTA from the coding sequence ATGGCTCTTGATCCCTTAGTAGTTGCCGCTAACTACAAAGCTATTCTTCGCGTTACGCCCACCCAGTCCCAAGTGAACGCCCTTGCCGGTAGTTATGATACCGTGCAGGAGCTGCAGGATATTCTGATCACCGCCGCTCGCGGCAGCGTCAACCCTGTCGTCCAGCTGTACCAGGCTGTTTTCGGTCGCGTGCCGGACAGCGCCGGTCTTGACTTCTGGGTGCAGAGCTACACGCAGGCCAATGTCGGCGGCGCGCTCACGCTCGGCAATCTGTCGACCGCCTTCGCCGTCAGTCAAGAGTTCCAGGACCAGTACGACTCGCTTCCCGACGCAGCCGTCGTCGCGAAGATGTATGTCAACGTGCTCGGCCGTGAGGGTGAGCCGGCTGGCGTTCAGTTCTGGACCGCGGCCCTCGGCCAGTGGACCCAGGAAGTTGGTCGCGAGGAAGCTCTCGCCCGCCTCGTCCTGTCGTTCTCGCAGTCGCCGGAATTCACCAGCGCTTCGCAGGAATACATCGCTGGCTTCCTCGAAGCCGCTGCCGATGGCCAGCCTGTTTACACCGGCACGCTGTTCAACCCGGACTTCCTGCCGCCGGATCCGCAGCCCGAGCCGGTCACGATCCCGCTGACCTCTGGCGTGGACATCCTCAACATCCATGACGGCGACGTCGTCCGTGGTGGCACGGGCACGCTGACCGCTGGCGACATCATCACCGGCCATTCCGGCTCGGTCGAGCTCGAGTTCACGTCGGGTGGCTATGACGGCCAGACGATCAAGAACGTCGACCTCATCCAGGTTGGCACCAGCGACGCCGCTGGCACGGGCCCGGTGACCGTTGACACCCGCCGCTGGACCGAGATCGACGCGATCGCTCTCGACACGCTGCGCGTCGACACCAAGCTCAGCAACCTGCAGAGCTCGGACACGGTCTACAGCATCGATGACGATGTCTCCTCGAACGGTCTTCTCCACACCACGCTCGACTTCGACGCCCAGGCTGTCGGCGCCGGCAAGGTTGTGAAGCTCGGCCTGAAGGAAGTCCGTGGCGATGTCGAACTGACGGCTGACGTCGGTGCCAAGATCGAGACTGTCGCGCTGACCATCAACGACACGGCCGGCTTCACCTCGGACGTCAACTCGTTCCACTCGCAGGGCACCACGAAGCTGACGATCGACGGCGGCACTGCCGGCCTCGACTTCCGCATCAAGAACGCCCTCGATGCCGGCCTCACCAGCATCGACGCTTCGGCTGCCAAGTCGAACCTGTCGCTGAACATCTCCGACTCGACCACTGACATCAATGTCAAGCTCGGCTCGGGCAACGACAAGCTCTACACCGGCGACACGCTCTCCAACGGCGACGTGTTCAAGGGCGGCGCTGGCAGCGACACGCTCTATGCGACCTTCACCACGGGTGGCACGCGCGCGCCGACGAGCACCGAGATCGAGACCTTCGACCTCACCTTCAAGGCCAATGCGACGCTCAACTTCGCCAAGGTCGACGACGTCAAGACCGTGAACGTCCAGGAAAGCACGAACAAGTTCGCGCTGATCAACATGGACTCGACGGTCGCGAACCTGAACGTGTTCGGCACGCAGGCCGATGCCTACCACAACATTGAATACGCTCCCGGCGTCACCGACAGCAACCTGAAGGTCACCTGGACCAACAACAAGGCCAATGACGAGGCGGGTGCTCTCGGCGTCAAGCGCGCTGGCGAGTTCCACTTCGAGTCGAAGGGCCAGTTCGACACCTACTTCACCAACAAGGGCCCGGATCTCTCCGGCGATGCCTGGCAGTTCGATATCTCGGATGCCACGCACCCCGTGACCCGCGTTCTCGATGTGGTGAACAGCGGCAAGGGCGATCTCGTTCTTGGCAACAAGGGTGCAAACCCGTACTTCTCGACGCCTGACTATTACTACTATATGGGCGGCTTCAACGATATCGGCGGCACCAATGCGGTCACCGACATGTCCTTCCAGACCAAGGACACCGGTGACATCATGCTGCGCGACATCCGCAACGTCGATGCACTGGAGCGTTTCGACGCCCATGCGACGGCGAGCGGCGACATCTTCATCAACTCGGTCGGCCTCGGCCTGGCTCTGGGCTTCAACAACCCGGCTCCGTTCGATGCAGCCCGTTACCTTGATGAAGTGCACCTGTCGTCGGCGCAGGGCTCCACCACCAACGTCAACGTCATCAATGCCCTTGGTGATCTGACGAGCCCGGTTCTGTCGAACGGCGCGACGATCTCCGAGATCACCCTGGACGCCCAGAACGACTCCGAGACCAACCTCTGGTACCTCGGTGCCGGTGATGTCGAGAAGACCACGATCACGGTTGCCAACGGCGCCTCGGTCGGCGTCAACACCTGGATCCTCGCTAACGACCTCAAGGTCGGTTCCAGCCTCGGTACCTTGACAGCGTCCGGCGCCGGCGTCCTGCAGGAGGGCGATTTCCAGAGCAGCTTGCACGGCTCTGGTGGCCACTGGTTCACTTTCGCCCACCAGGCGATCAAGACTCAGGACTATTCGGGCCTCACGTTTGATACAGTCCATGTGGACTTCGAGAACGACACTCAGGGCGTGAACTTCACCGGCACCAACAATGATATCGCCGAGGTCAGCCAGAACTTAGACAAGAGCTTCGTGAGCTACGGTGATGTCGGCAACAACAACGGTGGTCAGGACAATTTCTACAACCTGAACAACGAGAATTGGTCCGGATTCGGGGCTAACGACGCCTTCGTAGGCAAGGTGACCGGTGACTGGATCAAGGCTGGTGACGGCAACGACGTCATCAAAGCTCTTGGCGGTAACGACTTCATCTACGGCGGCATCGGCAAGAATACCATCGATGCCGGCTCGGGGAACGACGTTGTGGTGACGGCCACCAAGGGCTCGAACACCATCACGCTCGGCGCGGGTGACGACTATGTCATCTTCAACAACGCCGGTCAGTCGAATGTCGGTGGCAAGACGGTGTCCAATAACATCGTTACCGACTTCAACTACGACGGTAACGACAAGATCGTCATCGACATCAGCGGCATCAACAGCCAGCTGTCCGGCGGTGGTGAGCTCGTCAACACCCGTGGCTTCGACATCGTGGCGGCAAATGAGTCCTACCTCCAGGCCGACTTCCTGACCCTGGACAATGTGCTCAGCAACCTCGGCAGCCTCGTGTCCACGCCTTCCTTCATCGATGTGACCGGCACCTTCGCCAATCACAACGCGGTTGCGTCGGCTCTGAACATCGGCAGCATGCAGGCGATCATCGCCGGTACGGGTGCGGATGTGAATGATGCCTTCTTGATCGGCTGGCGTGACACGGACGGTGACTTCCACGTCTCCTTGGCCAAGATTGCCACTGAGTCGGCAGGCCCCGTTCAGGCCTTCAACTTCAACATCGTTGATGTTGTCGAACTGACCGGCGTCTCGGGCATCTCCCAGGACGACCTGCTCTTCACGGCGTAA
- a CDS encoding conserved hypothetical protein (Evidence 4 : Unknown function but conserved in other organisms) — translation MQMKVRHARATAFAPRASSSSEARQMCRSSDIATIDGVVETVPCKKCSISVTIAGGVVSLSKGECCIWTHLFLRDGGLPGSLSRTCPIVEILRKLELAKNKDIVLKL, via the coding sequence GTGCAGATGAAAGTCCGTCATGCGCGCGCCACGGCGTTCGCGCCACGTGCATCCTCGTCATCCGAAGCTAGGCAAATGTGCAGATCATCCGACATTGCCACAATTGATGGCGTCGTGGAGACAGTACCCTGCAAGAAGTGTTCGATATCGGTAACAATCGCGGGTGGTGTCGTCAGTTTATCAAAGGGTGAGTGTTGCATTTGGACACATCTCTTCCTGCGCGACGGCGGTCTTCCGGGTTCCCTGTCCCGCACCTGCCCGATTGTGGAGATTCTTAGAAAGCTGGAACTGGCCAAGAACAAGGATATCGTTTTGAAGCTGTAG
- the aprD gene encoding Alkaline protease secretion ATP-binding protein AprD — MSQAGMMGGGKKAPTALNAAIRATRPAFVTAIIFSFFINLLGLTGSLYMMQVYDRVLSSRNLTTLVVLTILIAILYLVSASLESLRTRLLVRAGVRFDEEVNADAFNAVQRASLRQPGPGHVQALRDVDSIREFFTGQGLITFCDVPWVPIYIIAATLLHPWYGVLAIITALISAALAFANDRATRPVLDQATKANITAQNQALTTFRNAEVLQAMGMVGRLREKWVKHHYDALGHQAQASDRAGGLMAGIKFNRAFMQSLILGVGAYLAIKREISPGMMIAASIIVGRCVQPIEMAISNWKSLVNMRSAYERVQGLLRALPPPGARMRLPDPKGDIAVENLIVRVPTRDMPVLKGVSFSVTAGTVLGVIGPSAAGKSSLARALVGVWPAAAGCVRLDGSDLTHWDPEQLGRFLGYLPQDVELFSGSIAENIARFGDMDEAGIVGAAQLAGVHEMIQRLPDGYNTQIGEGGQALSGGQRQRVGLARALYGSPPILVLDEPNASLDAAGEQALMAAIRQLKMAGCTVILISHKTNSLALCDAILVLAEGGVQAFGPRDEVLAKVLGPRIVGPQGAGPMTAAPGQPGIAAAAAPG; from the coding sequence ATGTCGCAGGCGGGGATGATGGGTGGGGGTAAGAAGGCGCCGACGGCGCTGAACGCGGCGATCCGAGCGACGCGTCCTGCCTTTGTGACGGCGATCATTTTTTCGTTTTTCATCAATCTTCTGGGTTTGACGGGTTCGTTGTACATGATGCAGGTCTATGACCGCGTCCTGTCGAGCCGGAACCTGACGACGCTTGTCGTGCTGACGATCCTGATCGCGATTTTGTATCTTGTTTCGGCCTCGCTGGAGAGTCTGCGGACGCGGCTTCTGGTGCGGGCGGGGGTGCGGTTTGACGAGGAGGTGAACGCGGATGCGTTCAACGCGGTGCAGCGCGCCTCGCTGCGCCAGCCCGGGCCTGGCCATGTCCAGGCCCTGCGCGACGTCGACAGCATCCGGGAGTTTTTCACGGGCCAGGGGCTGATCACCTTCTGCGACGTGCCGTGGGTGCCGATCTACATCATCGCGGCGACACTGCTGCATCCGTGGTACGGGGTTTTGGCGATCATCACGGCCTTGATCTCGGCGGCGCTGGCTTTCGCCAACGACCGGGCGACGCGGCCGGTGCTGGACCAGGCGACGAAGGCCAATATCACGGCGCAGAACCAGGCGCTGACCACCTTCCGCAACGCGGAGGTGCTGCAGGCGATGGGGATGGTGGGACGGCTGCGCGAGAAGTGGGTGAAGCACCACTACGACGCGCTCGGCCACCAGGCACAGGCGTCCGACCGGGCCGGCGGGCTGATGGCCGGCATCAAGTTCAACCGCGCCTTCATGCAGAGCCTGATCCTGGGGGTCGGGGCGTATCTGGCGATCAAGCGGGAGATCTCGCCGGGCATGATGATCGCGGCGTCGATCATCGTGGGGCGCTGCGTGCAGCCGATCGAGATGGCGATCAGCAACTGGAAGTCGCTGGTCAACATGCGCTCGGCCTATGAGCGTGTGCAGGGCCTGCTGCGGGCCCTGCCGCCCCCTGGCGCGCGCATGCGGCTGCCGGATCCGAAGGGCGACATCGCGGTCGAGAACCTGATCGTGCGGGTGCCGACGCGGGACATGCCGGTCCTGAAGGGCGTTTCCTTCTCGGTCACGGCGGGCACGGTGCTGGGTGTCATCGGGCCGAGTGCGGCGGGCAAATCGAGCCTGGCGCGGGCGCTTGTCGGGGTCTGGCCGGCGGCGGCGGGCTGCGTGCGGCTCGACGGGTCGGACCTGACCCATTGGGATCCCGAGCAGCTCGGGCGCTTCCTCGGCTATCTGCCGCAGGACGTGGAGCTGTTCTCCGGCTCGATCGCCGAGAACATCGCGCGCTTCGGCGACATGGACGAGGCGGGAATCGTGGGGGCGGCGCAGCTGGCCGGCGTGCATGAGATGATCCAGCGGCTGCCGGATGGCTACAACACGCAGATCGGCGAAGGTGGGCAGGCCCTGTCGGGCGGCCAGCGCCAGCGCGTCGGTCTGGCGCGGGCGCTTTACGGTTCGCCGCCGATCCTGGTGCTGGACGAGCCGAACGCGAGCCTCGACGCGGCCGGCGAGCAGGCGCTGATGGCGGCGATCCGGCAGTTGAAGATGGCCGGATGCACGGTCATCCTGATCAGCCACAAGACCAATTCGCTGGCCTTGTGCGATGCCATCCTGGTGCTGGCGGAAGGCGGCGTGCAGGCCTTCGGGCCGCGCGACGAGGTGCTGGCCAAGGTACTCGGGCCGCGCATCGTCGGGCCGCAGGGCGCAGGACCGATGACGGCGGCTCCCGGCCAGCCCGGCATCGCCGCGGCGGCCGCGCCGGGCTGA
- a CDS encoding Homeodomain-like domain-containing protein yields the protein MKAQPITLSEAARLELEQWMQTASPDEQVRAQCILLAAAGARNNAISETMNLSQQAVGKWRKRYADMGLEGIKEPRRGRLPKFGADTVEQVVSLRFAHRSPGEPGTSWSIRKLARTSGMSFRTVQKIVKTAANQRPNS from the coding sequence ATGAAGGCACAGCCGATCACGCTGTCTGAAGCCGCCCGCCTGGAACTCGAACAATGGATGCAGACTGCCTCGCCTGATGAACAGGTGAGGGCGCAGTGCATTCTCCTCGCGGCTGCCGGCGCGCGTAACAATGCCATCAGCGAAACGATGAACCTCTCCCAGCAGGCCGTTGGGAAATGGCGCAAGCGCTATGCGGACATGGGGCTTGAGGGCATCAAGGAGCCACGCCGGGGCCGTTTGCCGAAGTTCGGCGCGGATACGGTCGAGCAGGTCGTCAGCCTGCGCTTCGCCCATCGCAGTCCCGGCGAGCCCGGCACAAGCTGGTCCATCCGCAAGCTCGCGCGCACCTCAGGCATGTCCTTCCGGACGGTGCAGAAGATCGTCAAGACAGCCGCCAACCAGCGCCCGAATTCGTGA
- a CDS encoding Peptide/nickel transport system substrate-binding protein, with the protein MDRFQTDRRRLLAGGAAGALASFLPASLLHAQPNEGKTLTIVLPSNPITMDPINQLNHDAMVLGQTVFENLVEYDVDGVLKPQLAKALPTISADKKTYVFELRDDVTFQNGKKMTAEDVKYSFDYLLDPENKAARRSLFTRIAKVTALAPDKVQFDLSEPYGPWLYFLTKYMGIFPAGSRREHGDDYFKSRPAGVGTGFGIFEEWKPNDYISFKKNPNYWRKGLPHWDRLVVKMIPEDATRVAYLLTGQVDIISAPPPREFSKLKDMPGITGASRPTLGGALLMFTNNLKPPLDDVNFRRAISAALDRKVIGDKVYYGLLDPTSVPAPPRGWWYNAEADKELGFNLERAKEFLAKSKYPNGAEVDLSIQAEPYLLDTKDAAIFVQSQLAKIGIKVNLKVYEFSVLIQQIVRGEHQMALQVFMSPGEASYIVQVTLTPGQVLSKSTGYDNPELTGLLAAAFAETDEAKLKEIYGKIQSIVARDAPIGVLGYVHASNLWRDRVKDFKVNQGLTMYVGETKV; encoded by the coding sequence ATGGATCGTTTTCAGACAGACCGTCGCCGCTTGCTTGCCGGCGGTGCCGCGGGCGCATTGGCATCCTTCCTTCCGGCCAGTCTGCTCCATGCGCAGCCCAACGAAGGCAAGACGCTGACGATCGTGCTGCCGAGCAATCCGATCACCATGGATCCGATCAACCAGCTCAATCATGATGCCATGGTGCTCGGCCAGACCGTTTTCGAGAACCTCGTCGAGTATGATGTCGACGGGGTTTTGAAGCCGCAGCTCGCCAAGGCCCTGCCGACGATTTCCGCGGACAAGAAGACCTATGTCTTCGAGCTGCGCGATGACGTCACGTTCCAGAACGGCAAGAAGATGACCGCCGAGGACGTGAAATACAGCTTCGACTATCTGCTCGACCCGGAGAACAAGGCCGCGCGGCGTTCGCTCTTCACGCGTATCGCCAAGGTAACGGCGCTGGCGCCGGACAAGGTGCAGTTCGATCTCAGCGAGCCCTACGGGCCGTGGCTCTACTTCCTGACGAAGTACATGGGTATATTCCCGGCAGGCTCCCGCAGGGAACACGGCGACGATTACTTCAAGTCGCGACCGGCGGGCGTCGGGACAGGTTTCGGCATCTTCGAGGAATGGAAGCCGAACGACTATATCAGCTTCAAGAAAAACCCGAATTATTGGCGCAAGGGGCTGCCGCATTGGGACAGGCTCGTCGTCAAGATGATCCCCGAAGATGCGACGCGCGTGGCCTATCTGCTGACGGGGCAGGTCGATATCATCAGCGCCCCGCCGCCGCGCGAATTCAGCAAGCTCAAGGACATGCCGGGCATCACGGGCGCTTCGCGGCCCACCCTGGGCGGCGCCCTCCTCATGTTCACGAACAACCTCAAGCCGCCGCTCGACGATGTGAATTTCCGAAGGGCTATTTCGGCCGCGCTGGATCGCAAGGTCATCGGTGACAAGGTTTACTACGGGCTCCTGGACCCGACCTCCGTGCCGGCGCCGCCGCGCGGCTGGTGGTACAATGCGGAGGCGGACAAGGAGCTCGGGTTCAACCTGGAGCGCGCCAAGGAATTCCTCGCGAAGTCCAAGTATCCGAACGGCGCCGAGGTTGATCTCAGCATCCAGGCGGAGCCTTATCTGCTCGATACCAAGGATGCGGCGATCTTCGTGCAGTCGCAGCTCGCCAAGATCGGCATCAAGGTCAACCTCAAGGTCTACGAATTCTCGGTGCTCATCCAGCAGATCGTGCGCGGCGAGCATCAGATGGCGCTGCAGGTCTTCATGTCGCCAGGCGAGGCGAGCTATATCGTGCAGGTGACCCTGACGCCGGGGCAGGTCCTGTCCAAGAGTACGGGCTACGACAATCCGGAACTGACCGGCCTGCTGGCTGCAGCCTTCGCCGAAACGGATGAGGCCAAGCTCAAGGAGATCTATGGAAAGATCCAGTCTATCGTCGCGCGCGACGCGCCAATCGGTGTGCTCGGCTACGTGCACGCGTCGAACCTCTGGCGCGACCGGGTGAAAGACTTCAAGGTCAACCAGGGTTTGACGATGTATGTCGGCGAGACCAAGGTATAA
- a CDS encoding conserved hypothetical protein (Evidence 4 : Unknown function but conserved in other organisms) — translation MNYLHLKSAGKQDLTDLLWLEKVLNRVGPRFEISSSVSEDGSEWVAVIDAEYAETIVHIAWIDGMALVASSPLRAASSGPRLRPLLKNALEENGINARG, via the coding sequence ATGAACTATCTTCACTTGAAGTCTGCGGGCAAGCAGGATCTTACCGATCTACTTTGGCTTGAGAAGGTGTTGAATAGAGTCGGGCCGCGATTCGAAATATCATCATCAGTCAGCGAAGACGGAAGCGAATGGGTCGCCGTTATCGATGCGGAATATGCAGAGACTATTGTCCATATCGCCTGGATCGATGGTATGGCGCTCGTCGCGTCATCTCCGTTACGGGCGGCCAGCAGCGGCCCTCGCCTTCGTCCTCTCTTGAAGAACGCGCTTGAAGAGAACGGCATCAATGCTCGCGGCTAG